A genomic segment from Triticum dicoccoides isolate Atlit2015 ecotype Zavitan chromosome 1A, WEW_v2.0, whole genome shotgun sequence encodes:
- the LOC119367122 gene encoding protease Do-like 2, chloroplastic: protein MAALAALFASPALPFPSTSASSSPSCSCRFRRAVACAPRHPPASRRVTRRFDEVEGASKKRRGGGIGGGGGGGGGSLASSARKDKGLSIDFKESQVADFEDLEEDKFLNAVVKVYCTHIRPDYGLPWQKQRQHSSTGSAFMIGDNKLLTNAHCVEHDTQIKVKRRGDDKKYVAKVLARGTECDLAMLSVENEEFWRGTEPLQLGRLPCLQDSVTVVGYPLGGDTISVTKGVVSRIEVTPYAHGTSDLLGVQIDAAINAGNSGGPAFNEQGECIGVAFQVFRSDEAENIGYVIPTTVVSHFLNDYRKNGKYTGFPCLGVLLQKLENPALRESLKVPSSEGVLVRRVEPTAPASSVLRKGDVITSFDGVSVGCEGTVPFRSTERIAFRYLTSQKYAGDVAQLGIIREGKVMKVQTILHPRKHLVPFNVDGGQPSYLIVAGLVFTPLTEPFIEEECEDTLGLKLLAKARYSLSTFEGEQIVIVSQVLANDVNIGYEHMGNQQVIKLNGTMIKNIHHLAHLVDTCQDKFLTFEFEDDFLVVLDREEAAAASSDIQKEHAIPSVRSLDLSEPYVDTNHEVQNQGEDFGDSPVTNFELGVDCLLWA, encoded by the exons atgGCGGCCCTCGCCGCCCTCTTCGCCTCCCCGGCCCTCCCCTttccctccacctccgcctcctcctcaccGTCATGCTCCTGCCGcttccgccgcgccgtcgcctgcgcTCCGCGCCACCCGCCCGCCTCACGCCGCGTCACGCGCCGCTTCGACGAG GTGGAGGGGGCGTCGAagaagcggcggggcggcggcattggtggcggcggcggcggcggagggggctCTCTGGCGTCGTCAGCGCGCAAGGATAAGGGGCTTTCCATCGACTTCAAGGAGTCGCAG GTTGCTGATTTCGAGGATCTTGAAGAGGACAAATTCCTTAATGCTGTTGTTAAG GTCTACTGTACTCATATTAGACCTGATTATGGGCTTCCTTGGCAGAAGCAAAGGCAACATTCAAGCACTGGGAG TGCCTTTATGATTGGTGATAACAAACTATTGACAAATGCACATTGCGTTGAACATGACACCCAG ATTAAAGTAAAGCGAAGAGGAGATGACAAAAAGTACGTCGCCAAG GTCTTAGCTAGAGGCACAGAATGTGATCTTGCGATGCTTTCTGTCGAGAATGAAGAGTTCTGGCGAGGTACAGAACCACTTCAACTTGGTCGTTTGCCATGTCTTCAG GATTCAGTAACTGTTGTCGGGTATCCTCTTGGTGGAGACACTATATCTGTGACAAAAGGCGTTGTATCACGCATTGAG GTCACACCATATGCGCATGGAACATCAGATCTTCTTGGGGTTCAAATTGATGCAGCAATAAACGCAG GAAACAGTGGTGGACCGGCTTTTAATGAGCAAGGGGAATGCATTGGAGTAGCATTTCAG GTGTTCAGGTCAGATGAAGCTGAAAATATTGGATATGTTATTCCAACTACAGTTGTATCCCATTTCTTGAATGACTATCGGAAAAATGGAAAATACACAG GATTTCCTTGCCTGGGCGTCCTACTTCAGAAATTGGAAAACCCAGCACTGCGTGAAAGCTTGAAGGTGCCTTCAAGTGAG GGTGTTCTTGTCCGCCGGGTTGAGCCTACAGCTCCAGCAAGCAGTGTTCTGCGAAAG GGAGATGTGATAACAAGTTTCGACGGTGTCTCGGTAGGATGTGAAGGAACAGTACCATTTCGGTCCACTGAGCGGATTGCTTTCCGCTACCTCACAAGTCAAAA GTATGCAGGTGATGTTGCCCAACTAGGTATCATTCGGGAAGGCAAGGTCATGAAAGTGCAAACCATTTTGCATCCAAGAAAACATTTA GTGCCATTCAATGTTGATGGGGGTCAACCTTCTTATCTGATAGTTGCCGGCCTTGTCTTCACGCCTTTAACAGAACCATTTATAGA GGAAGAGTGCGAAGATACTTTAGGG TTAAAACTGTTGGCAAAGGCACGATACTCTCTATCAACCTTCGAAGGGGAGCAAATCGTAATTGTATCTCAG GTACTGGCGAACGATGTCAACATCGGGTACGAGCACATGGGCAATCAACAA GTCATAAAACTAAATGGAACTATGATAAAGAACATCCACCACCTTGCTCATCTAGTGGACA CCTGTCAAGACAAGTTCTTGACATTCGAATTCGAAGACGACTTCCTCGTTGTTTTGGATCGGGAAGAAGCAGCGGCCGCATCGTCAGATATCCAAAAGGAGCATGCCATCCCCTCTGTAAGGTCATTGGATTTGTCTGAGCCCTACGTCGACACAAACCATGAGGTCCAAAACCAAGGCGAGGATTTCGGCGACAGTCCCGTGACAAACTTTGAACTGGGTGTTGATTGTCTGCTGTGGGCGTGA
- the LOC119367134 gene encoding pentatricopeptide repeat-containing protein At3g05340-like, which translates to MYARCGRHDDATKVFDEMRVRDSVSWNSLIASAAASSSGADDVLAQFRRMLRSGLSCDHATFTTVLSVCARAVSLPASAMVHGLVVSRGFEGEVSVGNALVTAYFECGSPGSAKRAFQGMAERNVITWTAMISGMARAELYEDSIVLFRQMRRTVDANNATYSSSLLACAGSLAAKEGKQIHGLIVKAGLATDLHVESGLMDVYSKCGLMEDALSVFRACRQPDEVFLTVILVGFAQNGLEDKAFELFTEMAGEGICIDTNMVSAVLGAFGASAPIALGKQIHALVIKKCFGRNIYVCNGLINMYSKCGELQESVQVFDETPSKNSISWNSIIAAFARHGQGSEVFQLFESMKASGANPTDVTFLSLLHGCSHVGSAKKGLEILNSMSSQYGVLPRVEHYACVVDMLGRAGQLDDAKSFIEDGPFKDSAILWQALMGACSFHRNLEIGKYAAEKLLLVDPESPASYVLLSNIYSAEGRWDDRAKVMKKMREMGLRKDTGKSWIELEKEVHSFVVGSLTSRPDPAPVDDVVLQLSAVAGDHQDDVMEDNAL; encoded by the coding sequence ATGTACGCCAGGTGCGGCCGCCACGACGACGCCAccaaggtgttcgacgaaatgcgcGTCCGGGACTCCGTCTCCTGGAACTCGCtcatcgcctccgccgccgcctcctcctccggcgccgacGACGTGCTCGCGCAGTTCAGACGGATGCTGCGCTCGGGCCTCTCGTGCGACCACGCCACCTTCACCACAGTCCTGTCTGTGTGCGCGCGTGCAGTGTCCCTCCCCGCGTCTGCCATGGTGCACGGGCTGGTCGTCTCGCGTGGGTTTGAGGGCGAGGTGTCTGTCGGGAACGCACTGGTGACCGCCTACTTCGAGTGCGGGTCTCCGGGCTCGGCCAAGAGGGCGTTCCAGGGAATGGCAGAGAGGAACGTCATTACATGgacggcgatgatctccgggaTGGCTCGAGCAGAGCTCTACGAGGACAGCATCGTGTTGTTTCGACAGATGAGGCGCACGGTGGACGCCAACAATGCGACATACTCGAGCTCCCTGTTAGCCTGCGCTGGATCTCTGGCAGCCAAGGAAGGCAAGCAGATTCATGGCCTTATTGTGAAGGCTGGACTCGCGACCGACCTCCATGTAGAGAGTGGGCTCATGGATGTTTACTCTAAATGCGGATTAATGGAGGATGCTCTGAGTGTGTTCCGCGCATGTCGGCAGCCTGACGAAGTTTTCTTGACAGTCATTCTGGTCGGATTTGCTCAAAATGGGCTGGAAGACAAGGCGTTCGAATTGTTCACTGAGATGGCGGGTGAAGGAATTTGCATTGATACAAACATGGTTTCTGCAGTTCTGGGGGCATTTGGTGCCTCCGCGCCAATTGCTCTTGGGAAGCAAATCCATGCACTGGTCATCAAGAAGTGCTTCGGAAGGAACATATATGTCTGCAATGGTCTGATCAATATGTATTCAAAGTGCGGTGAGCTGCAAGAGTCTGTCCAGGTCTTTGATGAGACGCCCAGTAAAAACTCGATCTCATGGAACTCCATCATCGCAGCCTTCGCGCGACATGGTCAAGGTTCTGAAGTCTTTCAACTGTTTGAATCCATGAAAGCCAGCGGTGCCAATCCCACAGATGTCACCTTCTTATCACTACTACATGGCTGTAGCCATGTTGGATCAGCAAAGAAGGGGCTGGAGATCTTGAATTCCATGTCATCGCAGTACGGAGTGCTCCCAAGGGTAGAACATTATGCATGTGTGGTCGACATGCTCGGCCGAGCTGGTCAGTTAGACGATGCAAAGTCATTCATCGAGGACGGACCTTTCAAGGACAGTGCTATCCTTTGGCAGGCCTTAATGGGAGCTTGTAGCTTCCATCGGAACTTGGAGATCGGGAAATACGCGGCTGAGAAGTTGCTCCTTGTGGACCCCGAGTCCCCTGCTTCTTACGTCTTGCTATCAAACATCTACTCAGCGGAAGGCCGATGGGATGATCGAGCCAAGGttatgaagaagatgagggagatggGTCTGAGGAAGGATACCGGCAAGAGCTGGATCGAGCTCGAGAAGGAGGTCCATTCTTTCGTCGTCGGGTCACTCACGTCTCGTCCTGACCCTGCTCCTGTTGATGATGTGGTGCTGCAGCTGTCTGCAGTTGCTGGTGATCATCAGGATGATGTGATGGAAGACAATGCTCTGTGA
- the LOC119367145 gene encoding G-type lectin S-receptor-like serine/threonine-protein kinase At1g11330 — protein MALPTPRAPACPPPRPLPACTCPLAVTSTDEWEANEEFVVATYQLVPVDDPRAQLHFLQASPALTGHALQYEQSLIQWRRWVVALSPTMDALVAPVRGGGGGAQVGDGGRAAQVVGGDRLRGGGAGGGVQTNYLYHVTRYRKFKPRCSFQLWVAGYSSKLPSMASLVFLLLFGQILLCTAVDTITSTTPLSGSQQIVSQGSKFTLGFYSPPQGNTTSSNYYIAIWYSNIPLVTTVWTATTDVPVSDPTTASLEIASDGNLVLLDQAKNQLLWSTNESIASNSTMATIRDSGSLDLTDASNSSIVYWRSIDHPTNTWLPGGKLGRNKITSVSQRLVAWKNMADPSPGLFTLELDPNGTPQFFSQWNSSITYWSSGPWNGYNFSFSPEMTTTYAYESRFISYLFYSLKDVSVVSRFIIDVGGQIKQLRWLGYSQQWVVFWSQPRSQCEVYALCGAYGSCNLNALPYCNCVQGFSQKVQSDWDLQDYSGGCKRNTPLQCQTNSTSAQAPSDKFHVMEDVRLPDNAQDAVATSSQECEVVCLNSCFCTAYTYNYTGCFVWHGDLITLQDQYRGIGGGTLLLRLAASELPDQQRKKTTIIGSVVGGLAAVLIILAVVLFFISQKFRRDRTLRISGNAGGALTDFKYSDLLNDIQSIDSLLLDLSTLRVATNDFSEGNMLGKGGFGMVHKGVLPDGKQIAIKRLCKSSRQGIGELKSELVLVAKLRHRDSGSLELIDASNSSIVYWQSIDHPTNTLLPGVKLGLNKITGVSQRLVAWKSEADPSPGLFSLEHDPNGTPLYFAQWNDSISYWASTPWDFDLPGMVALRFVNSSTESYLLYSTKDDSVITHIIIDISGQLRLLTWLDSSQQWILIWTQPQTECEVYARCGAYGSCNLNALPFCNCVKGFSQKIQNDWDLDDYSGGCKRNTPLQCQTHSTSAHSRSDKFYAMEDVRVPANARGAVATSSQECQVACLKNCSCSAYTYNYTGCFVWHGDLQVNLGEGYSKFFGDGTFFLRLAASELPDQQRKKTTIIGSVIGGVAAFFIILAIVLFFLSRTCRRDRTFWISKTAGAALTDFRYSDLLDDIQSIDSLLLDLLTLRVATNDFGEGTMLGKGGFGMVHKGVLPDGKQIAVKRLSHSSRQGIGELKSELVLVAKLRHRNLVSLIGVCLEEQEKILVYEFMPNRSLDTILFDVEKRKDLDWGRRFKIISGVARGLQYLHEDSQLKIVHRDLKASNILLDFDYNPKISDFGLAKIFGGDQSEDVTRRIAGTYGYMSPEYAMHGQYSAKSDAFSFGVLVLEIVTGRRNNGSCNSEQYVYLVNLVWEHWTRGNVVELIDPSLSGHPSHVDQVLKCIRTGLLCVQNRPEDRPTMSSVNAMLTSQSVRLPSVSMPAFCDRLSGCSDNSESESSNGMTITKLEPR, from the exons ATGGCGCTCCCCACACCCCGCGCTCCTGCCTGCCCGCCTCCGCGCCCCCTCCCCGCCTGCACCTGCCCCCTCGCCGTCACTAGCACAGATGAGTGGGAGGCAAATGAGGAGTTTGTGGTGGCCACATACCAGCTGGTGCCCGTCGACGACCCCCGCGCACAACTCCACTTCCTGCAG GCTTCTCCAGCATTAACCGGGCATGCTCTCCAGTATGAACAATCACTTATTCAG TGGCGTAGGTGGGTGGTGGCGCTGAGCCCGACAATGGATGCACTGGTCGCTCCCGTGCGTGGTGGTGGGGGAGGTGCGCAGGTGGGCGACGGTGGTCGAGCTGCGCAGGTGGTCGGTGGTGATCGCCTCCGTGGTGGCGGTGCAG GGGGGGGCGTCCAAACAAACTATCTGTACCACGTGACCAGGTACAG AAAGTTCAAACCCCGATGCTCCTTCCAGCTCTGGGTGGCTGGGTATTCTTCCAAGCTCCCATCCATGGCttctctcgtcttcctcctcctattCGGCCAAATCCTACTCTGCACAGCCGTGGACACCATCACCTCCACCACACCGTTGTCCGGGTCACAGCAGATTGTGTCCCAGGGCAGCAAGTTCACCTTGGGCTTCTACTCCCCACCGCAAGGTAACACCACCTCTAGCAATTACTACATAGCCATATGGTACAGCAACATACCACTGGTGACCACGGTGTGGACGGCAACCACCGATGTGCCAGTGTCTGACCCGACCACCGCCTCCTTGGAGATCGCCAGCGACGGCAACCTTGTCCTCCTTGATCAAGCCAAGAACCAGCTGCTATGGTCGACCAATGAAAGTATAGCCTCCAACTCCACCATGGCCACCATCAGAGATAGCGGTAGCCTCGACCTCACTGACGCCTCGAATTCATCGATAGTTTACTGGCGAAGCATAGACCATCCAACAAACACCTGGCTTCCAGGGGGAAAACTCGGGCGGAATAAGATCACCAGTGTGAGCCAGAGGCTTGTTGCTTGGAAGAACATGGCAGACCCGTCTCCAGGGTTGTTCACGCTGGAGCTGGACCCAAATGGCACACCACAGTTTTTCAGCCAGTGGAATTCGTCCATAACCTACTGGTCCAGCGGCCCTTGGAATGGCTATAACTTCAGCTTTTCACCGGAGATGACAACCACTTACGCATACGAATCCCGATTCATCAGCTATCTGTTCTACTCGCTCAAGGATGTCTCAGTTGTCTCGCGGTTCATCATTGACGTCGGCGGACAGATCAAGCAGCTGAGATGGTTGGGATACTCACAGCAGTGGGTCGTGTTCTGGTCCCAGCCACGGTCACAGTGTGAGGTGTATGCGCTCTGTGGGGCATACGGCAGCTGCAACCTCAATGCCCTGCCGTACTGCAACTGTGTCCAGGGGTTCAGCCAGAAGGTTCAGAGTGACTGGGACCTCCAAGATTACAGTGGTGGGTGCAAGAGGAATACACCATTGCAGTGCCAGACCAACTCAACTTCTGCACAGGCTCCATCTGATAAGTTCCATGTCATGGAAGATGTGCGCCTACCTGATAATGCTCAGGATGCAGTGGCTACAAGCTCTCAGGAATGTGAGGTGGTTTGTCTTAATAGTTGCTTTTGCACTGCTTACACTTACAATTACACTGGGTGCTTTGTTTGGCATGGGGACCTGATTACTCTCCAAGATCAGTACAGGGGAATTGGAGGAGGCACACTCCTCCTCAGGCTAGCAGCATCCGAGCTACCAGATCAGCAAAGGAAGAAAACAACGATCATTGGCTCAGTTGTTGGCGGACTTGCTGCAGTTTTGATAATCCTTGCAGTTGTGTTGTTCTTCATATCTCAGAAGTTCCGCCGAGACAGAACTCTTCGGATATCCGGAAATGCTGGGGGTGCACTGACTGACTTCAAGTACAGTGATTTGTTAAATGATATTCAAAGCATCGACTCTCTTCTTCTCGATCTATCAACACTAAGAGTGGCTACAAATGACTTCAGCGAAGGAAATATGCTTGGTAAAGGAGGTTTTGGGATGGTTCATAAG GGAGTCCTACCTGACGGTAAACAAATAGCAATAAAAAGGCTATGTAAGAGTTCCAGACAAGGAATAGGGGAACTGAAAAGTGAACTAGTCCTGGTTGCTAAGCTTCGCCA CAGGGACAGTGGTAGCCTCGAGCTCATTGATGCCTCCAATTCATCGATAGTTTACTGGCAAAGCATAGACCATCCAACAAACACCTTGCTTCCAGGGGTAAAGCTCGGGCTGAACAAAATCACTGGTGTTAGCCAGAGGCTTGTTGCTTGGAAGAGTGAGGCAGATCCATCTCCTGGGTTGTTCTCGCTGGAGCATGACCCAAACGGCACACCACTTTATTTCGCGCAGTGGAATGATTCCATAAGCTACTGGGCTAGTACCCCTTGGGACTTCGATCTCCCGGGGATGGTGGCCTTGCGATTCGTCAACAGCTCCACAGAAAGTTACCTCTTGTACTCGACGAAAGACGACTCGGTCATCACACACATCATCATCGACATTAGCGGGCAGCTCAGGTTGTTGACATGGCTGGATTCCTCACAGCAGTGGATATTGATCTGGACCCAGCCACAGACGGAGTGTGAGGTGTATGCGCGCTGTGGGGCATACGGCAGCTGCAACCTCAATGCCCTGCCGTTCTGCAACTGTGTCAAGGGGTTCAGCCAGAAGATTCAGAATGACTGGGACCTTGACGATTACAGTGGTGGGTGCAAGAGGAACACACCATTGCAGTGCCAGACCCACTCGACTTCTGCACATTCTCGGTCTGATAAGTTCTATGCCATGGAAGATGTGAGGGTACCTGCTAATGCTCGGGGTGCAGTGGCAACAAGCTCTCAGGAATGTCAGGTGGCTTGTCTGAAAAATTGCTCCTGCTCTGCTTACACTTACAATTACACTGGGTGCTTTGTTTGGCATGGGGACCTGCAGGTTAACCTCGGAGAAGGATACAGCAAATTTTTTGGAGATGGCACATTCTTCCTCAGGCTTGCAGCATCCGAGCTACCAGATCAGCAAAGGAAGAAAACAACGATCATTGGCTCAGTTATTGGTGGAGTTGCTGCATTTTTTATAATCCTTGCAATTGTGTTGTTCTTTCTATCTCGGACGTGCCGCCGAGACAGGACTTTTTGGATATCCAAGACTGCTGGGGCCGCACTGACTGACTTCAGATACAGTGATCTGCTGGATGATATTCAAAGCATTGATTCACTTCTTCTCGATCTGTTAACTCTAAGAGTGGCTACAAATGACTTTGGCGAAGGAACTATGCTTGGTAAAGGAGGTTTTGGAATGGTTCATAAG GGAGTCCTACCTGACGGTAAACAAATAGCAGTAAAAAGGCTATCTCACAGTTCCAGACAAGGAATAGGTGAACTGAAAAGTGAACTAGTCCTTGTTGCTAAGCTTCGCCACAGGAATCTTGTGAGCCTAATTGGCGTTTGTTTGGAAGAACAAGAGAAAATACTTGTGTATGAATTTATGCCCAACAGAAGCCTTGATACCATTCTTTTTG ATGTTGAGAAACGCAAAGACCTAGATTGGGGAAGGAGGTTCAAGATTATCAGTGGAGTTGCTAGGGGATTACAATATCTCCACGAAGATTCTCAATTGAAGATAGTTCACCGGGACCTGAAAGCAAGCAACATTCTGTTGGACTTTGATTACAACCCTAAGATTTCTGATTTTGGCTTGGCAAAGATATTTGGAGGGGATCAATCAGAAGATGTCACTAGACGTATTGCCGGGACATA TGGATACATGTCGCCTGAATATGCCATGCATGGTCAATACTCAGCAAAATCGGATGCGTTCAGCTTCGGCGTTTTGGTTTTGGAGATCGTCACGGGAAGAAGAAACAACGGCTCCTGCAACTCCGAGCAATATGTTTATCTCGTAAATCTT GTATGGGAACACTGGACCAGGGGAAATGTCGTCGAGTTGATCGATCCATCCCTTAGCGGCCATCCTTCTCACGTTGACCAGGTGCTGAAATGCATCCGAACCGGGCTGCTGTGTGTGCAGAACAGACCTGAAGATAGGCCGACAATGTCGTCGGTAAATGCCATGCTTACCAGCCAGAGTGTCCGTCTCCCTTCTGTTTCCATGCCAGCCTTCTGTGACAGATTGAGTGGATGCAGTGATAATTCAGAATCGGAGTCTTCGAATGGAATGACCATCACAAAGCTTGAGCCAAGATGA